One Longimicrobiales bacterium DNA window includes the following coding sequences:
- a CDS encoding alpha/beta hydrolase — protein sequence MRGHRFGVYAVALLGVLAVSPIAAQLAPEFPTLATDHAIGEGITQPCLDTVEGEAVCGRFRVLENRAAPAGRTIDVAFVVLKALDGGGRADAYTQFNGGPGSPMTPASSSMARRRADIRADRDVLLVDHRGTGNSTPLGCNNAYPTGMRSRFETVMPLDHVDGCRDMLSRRHDLSQYTTPNAMDDLAELSEWLGYAQLNINGGSYGTVEAQVFTRRHPDMVRTVIMNGVAPLQDRVYVHHARYLQESLENMYAECAEQPECSEAYPDLQAVTEEVLQTASTRPRLVRAGSTRAPFRIGPLSYALRGLLYGQSETVPARIYEAKDGNWQALADYYVQRQSWVGTTAGVPAGYHFSVLCAEDIDPLSWPEIEEASAGTFMGDYLIAGYKRACERWPSAKMPASFFEPVTSNKPVLILSGGRDPVTPVGGGNRMAEQWPNNVHVVVPNGGHGQGGPCITAMLVHLVRTGSVSGIDTSCVQSRPPTAFEISVR from the coding sequence GTGAGAGGCCATCGTTTCGGGGTATACGCCGTCGCCCTGCTCGGAGTCCTGGCCGTATCACCCATAGCCGCCCAACTGGCTCCAGAATTCCCAACGCTGGCCACCGATCACGCCATTGGCGAGGGCATAACCCAGCCGTGCCTGGACACCGTTGAAGGCGAGGCCGTGTGCGGACGCTTCCGCGTATTGGAAAACCGGGCCGCCCCAGCTGGCCGCACGATCGACGTGGCATTTGTCGTCCTTAAGGCATTAGACGGCGGCGGACGCGCCGACGCCTACACCCAGTTCAATGGCGGTCCGGGGTCTCCCATGACGCCGGCATCCAGCTCTATGGCTCGCCGTCGGGCCGACATCCGAGCGGACCGTGACGTCCTTCTCGTGGATCACCGCGGAACCGGCAACTCGACTCCGCTGGGGTGCAACAACGCCTACCCTACCGGGATGCGGTCGAGGTTCGAGACGGTCATGCCGCTGGACCATGTGGACGGGTGCCGCGACATGTTGTCCCGGCGTCACGACCTCTCGCAGTACACGACGCCGAACGCGATGGACGACTTGGCGGAGCTGTCCGAATGGCTCGGCTACGCACAGCTGAACATCAACGGTGGATCATACGGCACGGTGGAGGCACAAGTCTTCACCCGGCGGCACCCGGACATGGTGCGCACGGTGATTATGAACGGAGTGGCACCACTCCAAGACCGCGTTTATGTCCATCACGCGCGTTACCTGCAGGAGTCCCTCGAGAACATGTACGCGGAATGCGCGGAACAGCCCGAGTGCTCCGAGGCATACCCCGACCTACAAGCGGTCACAGAAGAGGTCCTCCAGACTGCGTCCACCCGGCCCCGCTTGGTTCGTGCTGGAAGCACGAGAGCCCCGTTCCGCATCGGACCCCTGTCGTATGCTCTCCGCGGACTGTTGTACGGCCAGTCGGAGACCGTGCCTGCCCGGATCTACGAAGCGAAAGACGGCAATTGGCAGGCGCTGGCGGACTACTATGTACAGCGGCAGTCATGGGTGGGCACTACCGCCGGTGTGCCCGCGGGATACCACTTCTCAGTCCTGTGCGCGGAAGATATCGACCCGCTTTCGTGGCCCGAGATTGAGGAGGCGTCAGCCGGCACGTTCATGGGTGACTACCTCATCGCCGGCTACAAACGTGCGTGTGAGCGTTGGCCCTCTGCAAAGATGCCGGCGTCCTTCTTCGAACCGGTGACATCAAACAAACCAGTGTTAATCCTGTCCGGCGGCCGTGACCCGGTGACGCCTGTCGGCGGCGGAAACAGGATGGCAGAGCAGTGGCCGAACAACGTCCATGTGGTCGTTCCTAACGGAGGCCACGGTCAAGGCGGTCCATGCATCACGGCGATGCTGGTACACCTCGTTCGCACCGGTTCAGTCAGCGGCATCGATACAAGCTGCGTCCAGAGCCGACCACCCACAGCCTTCGAAATCTCCGTCAGATAA
- a CDS encoding phosphatase PAP2 family protein — protein sequence MLFGKPRFQFASACLIAATALFVSPQPGVAQHNRTEDVGDVLMVAAPVVALASTLVLKEHDGAQQFVLGFVANAGVTKGLKYLVDKDRPDGSDQNSLPSGHTSIAFQSATFFHFRYGLRYAVPAYAAAAFVGYSRMHADKHFFEDVLLGAAIGALSARLFTGSRAGDGSSGGAVPNFAATVNAAGRVTVGYSSR from the coding sequence GTGCTTTTCGGGAAACCACGCTTCCAGTTCGCATCAGCTTGCCTCATCGCCGCGACGGCTCTGTTCGTCTCGCCGCAGCCAGGAGTTGCTCAGCACAATCGGACTGAGGACGTCGGGGACGTGCTCATGGTCGCGGCGCCCGTGGTGGCGCTGGCCAGCACCCTGGTGCTCAAAGAGCACGACGGCGCGCAACAGTTCGTCTTGGGCTTCGTCGCGAATGCGGGCGTCACGAAGGGCCTCAAGTATCTGGTCGATAAGGACCGCCCCGACGGATCAGACCAAAACTCACTGCCCTCCGGCCACACCTCCATCGCGTTCCAGAGCGCGACGTTCTTCCACTTCCGGTATGGACTTCGCTACGCCGTGCCCGCCTACGCGGCGGCGGCGTTCGTCGGGTACAGTCGGATGCACGCGGACAAACACTTCTTCGAAGACGTTCTATTGGGTGCGGCCATCGGTGCGCTCAGCGCGCGGCTCTTCACTGGCTCTCGAGCCGGAGACGGCTCATCAGGGGGTGCCGTGCCCAACTTCGCCGCGACGGTGAACGCTGCGGGCAGGGTCACGGTGGGGTATTCGAGCAGGTAG
- a CDS encoding amidohydrolase family protein, giving the protein MRSLRGALGVAILLFSAVRPAGAQQLALVGGMLLDGYEAPAIHNATVLIEGDRIVAVGRSDQVEIPAGTRVIDTRGMTMMPGLIDLHVHTMFLGHGEYSDYFPFFTPEKEKMLAIAAEQLLMAGVTTAVDLGAPLEIVGVRDRINEGELPGPRLLVSGPWIAGRAWGGFPGYFQHVVTNPEDAARVTHELADAGVDVIKTWAAMSEESMRAVVEAAHSRGLQVHSHLYAPEAIRAALRAGVDVIQHAGSAGNAPYPEDLVMEIAHSGTPVVQTIAHRPWVFQATIDFPERLQDIRLRETLPPSLYEEFQRSFEDFHRLSYFRTTAQQTRKSEVAARQFIDANAVMGMGTDSGSPLNFHTESAWREISALVDSGMTPLQAISVATKTGAEIIRRGNDLGTIEPGKLADILVVRGNPLFDINVLGYVEHVVKGGTVYR; this is encoded by the coding sequence TTGAGGTCCCTGCGCGGCGCCCTTGGGGTCGCCATTCTGCTCTTCTCGGCCGTGCGGCCTGCGGGCGCCCAGCAGCTCGCCTTGGTTGGCGGCATGCTGCTCGACGGCTACGAGGCGCCGGCCATCCACAACGCCACTGTGCTCATCGAGGGCGATCGCATCGTCGCGGTAGGTCGGTCGGACCAGGTGGAGATTCCGGCTGGCACACGCGTGATCGACACGCGCGGCATGACGATGATGCCCGGACTGATCGACCTTCATGTCCACACGATGTTTCTCGGCCACGGGGAGTACTCGGACTACTTCCCGTTCTTCACGCCGGAGAAGGAGAAGATGCTCGCGATCGCGGCTGAGCAGCTTCTCATGGCTGGAGTTACCACTGCGGTAGACCTCGGTGCGCCACTGGAGATCGTCGGCGTGCGGGATCGAATAAATGAAGGAGAACTCCCAGGCCCTCGACTGCTCGTGAGCGGCCCTTGGATTGCCGGTCGCGCGTGGGGCGGCTTCCCGGGTTACTTCCAACACGTCGTGACGAATCCGGAAGATGCGGCCCGAGTCACACACGAGTTGGCGGACGCCGGTGTCGATGTCATCAAGACGTGGGCTGCGATGTCCGAAGAATCGATGCGCGCTGTCGTGGAGGCCGCTCACTCGAGAGGGCTTCAGGTGCATAGTCACCTCTATGCGCCTGAGGCTATCCGGGCGGCACTGCGCGCTGGTGTCGACGTCATCCAACACGCGGGCTCCGCGGGGAATGCGCCTTACCCGGAAGATCTAGTAATGGAGATCGCCCATAGCGGCACCCCCGTCGTGCAGACCATCGCACACCGGCCCTGGGTCTTTCAGGCGACCATCGATTTCCCCGAGCGACTGCAGGACATCCGGCTGCGGGAGACGCTACCGCCCTCGTTGTACGAGGAGTTTCAGCGGTCCTTCGAGGATTTCCACCGGCTGTCCTATTTCCGCACGACGGCCCAGCAAACTCGAAAGAGCGAAGTGGCGGCCCGCCAATTCATCGACGCGAACGCCGTCATGGGGATGGGCACGGACTCCGGAAGTCCGCTCAACTTCCATACCGAATCTGCCTGGCGGGAAATCTCGGCGCTCGTCGACAGTGGCATGACTCCGCTGCAGGCCATTTCGGTGGCGACCAAGACCGGTGCTGAGATCATCCGCCGCGGCAACGACTTGGGCACGATCGAACCTGGAAAGCTTGCGGACATCCTCGTCGTGAGGGGGAATCCGCTCTTCGACATCAACGTGCTCGGGTATGTGGAGCACGTAGTGAAGGGCGGAACGGTGTATCGGTAG
- a CDS encoding CPBP family glutamic-type intramembrane protease, whose product MNAPARRTLLLTGATGFVGRYVYEPLVEAGWTVRCATRNVAAAQERWPDREWVRLDVADADSVERAVERCDAALYLIHGMASHAEDFRQAEIHQAETFSASAARAGLKRIVYLGGVAAQADPSEHLRSREEVGEALRAGDVPTIELRASMIVGEGSLSWLIVRDLTARLPVMILPSWLRSRTEPVSIHDITIALVRSLDLEMSGSDWFDVPGSEVLSGREILGRTATALGVAKPLMIQVPFLSPKLSSHWVRFVTRAEWSVAREVVVGLKTDLIARDDRFWSLIQHAELQSFDQAARRALEDEHARPPFRGVWAWIERALVGIAKAGRERRSAAGDQKRGTTLADWRAVAYGLVWLVGAWASGHFGIWPAVGTTAVFLGLAVIGFEGTSVLGRGPHIRPLILGVVVGLAMAATTLVLFEPVTAAFPGLRADVAALYSAFQRPGVLMAILMVPLVVAFEEIVWRGAIQNALARRMFSPLAVVAGAALYTLAHVPIGSSALLLASLGAGLSWSALRAYTDSLPAVVVAHLVWDLMVLGFYQLTL is encoded by the coding sequence GTGAACGCTCCTGCTAGACGAACCCTGCTGTTAACCGGCGCGACGGGATTCGTGGGTCGATACGTATACGAGCCACTTGTCGAAGCGGGTTGGACTGTGCGCTGCGCCACGCGCAACGTCGCGGCTGCACAGGAGCGTTGGCCGGACCGTGAGTGGGTGAGGCTCGACGTAGCGGACGCGGACTCTGTTGAGCGGGCCGTCGAAAGGTGCGACGCTGCCCTGTATCTGATACACGGCATGGCGTCGCACGCGGAAGACTTTCGCCAAGCTGAAATCCACCAGGCGGAGACGTTTTCCGCCTCGGCGGCGCGAGCCGGCTTGAAGCGAATTGTCTATCTGGGTGGCGTGGCCGCACAGGCCGACCCGTCGGAGCACCTGCGCAGCCGTGAAGAGGTCGGCGAGGCCCTACGCGCGGGGGACGTACCAACCATCGAGCTTCGGGCCAGCATGATCGTCGGAGAGGGAAGTCTGAGCTGGCTGATCGTGAGAGACCTGACCGCCCGGCTGCCGGTGATGATCTTGCCGAGTTGGCTTCGGTCGCGCACAGAACCCGTCTCCATTCACGACATCACCATCGCCCTGGTGCGGTCCCTGGATCTTGAAATGTCAGGGAGCGATTGGTTCGATGTGCCGGGGTCCGAGGTGCTTTCAGGACGAGAAATCTTGGGGCGCACTGCGACCGCTCTGGGCGTAGCGAAGCCCCTCATGATTCAGGTCCCCTTCCTCTCCCCCAAGCTGTCCTCTCACTGGGTGCGGTTCGTCACGAGGGCCGAATGGTCCGTGGCACGTGAGGTCGTCGTCGGTCTCAAGACGGACCTCATTGCACGGGACGACCGGTTTTGGTCGCTCATTCAGCACGCAGAGCTTCAGAGCTTCGATCAGGCGGCGCGCAGGGCCCTCGAGGACGAGCATGCCCGCCCACCTTTTCGGGGGGTTTGGGCCTGGATCGAGCGAGCCTTGGTGGGGATTGCGAAGGCGGGTCGAGAACGAAGGAGTGCCGCGGGAGATCAGAAGCGAGGCACGACCCTCGCCGACTGGCGGGCAGTCGCCTATGGGCTCGTTTGGCTCGTGGGTGCCTGGGCTTCCGGGCACTTCGGAATCTGGCCGGCCGTGGGCACCACCGCCGTCTTCCTGGGCCTGGCCGTGATCGGGTTCGAAGGAACGAGTGTTCTGGGCCGGGGGCCACACATACGACCGTTGATACTCGGGGTGGTGGTCGGCCTCGCTATGGCGGCGACTACCCTTGTGTTGTTCGAGCCTGTCACGGCCGCTTTCCCCGGGCTCAGGGCCGATGTCGCAGCGCTGTATTCCGCGTTTCAGCGTCCAGGCGTGCTCATGGCCATCCTCATGGTTCCGTTGGTCGTAGCGTTCGAGGAGATCGTTTGGCGGGGCGCGATCCAGAATGCCCTCGCCCGCCGGATGTTCTCGCCGCTGGCTGTGGTGGCTGGCGCCGCGCTCTACACGCTGGCGCATGTCCCCATCGGTTCCTCTGCGCTCCTGCTCGCTTCATTGGGCGCCGGCCTGAGCTGGAGCGCGCTACGAGCCTACACCGACAGCCTCCCCGCTGTGGTTGTCGCACATCTGGTGTGGGACCTCATGGTGCTCGGGTTCTACCAACTCACGCTTTAA
- a CDS encoding PQQ-dependent sugar dehydrogenase, with product MRRSIELGAVVAVVLAACSAPPESQSAGEASVDDEVVQTAYHDFRLVEVVNGLVNPFKITFTPEGDLLVTERPGRLRIVRDGVLLPEPVQGLPDILALGQGAMSMNGLEQAGMRDVVLHPDFASNRLLYLSYTKPGADSLGSLAVVRGRFENDRLSEVEEVFHASADGNGSERSSMWGGRLAFDGNGYLFITLGDRQWPSYGDLSAHPAQNLSNHNGSTVRVHDDGRVPADNPFVDRPGALPEIWTIGHRNAQGLVVHPETGDVWLNEHGPQGGDELNLIRPGLNYGWPVVGYGVNYTSGAAIHQGTLMKGMEPPTHVWVPSIGVSGMLVYTGEMFPQWKGDMLAGGLSGQRLVRMRLDGQEVSREEVLLQDIGRIRDVAQGPDGAIYLALDGGERWVDGPPTAILRMEPAGRR from the coding sequence ATGAGGCGATCCATCGAATTGGGAGCCGTCGTGGCCGTGGTTCTAGCCGCGTGTAGTGCGCCACCGGAATCGCAGAGCGCCGGCGAGGCATCGGTCGACGACGAAGTCGTCCAGACGGCGTACCATGACTTCCGCCTGGTCGAGGTCGTGAACGGGCTCGTGAACCCGTTCAAGATCACCTTCACCCCGGAGGGCGACCTGCTCGTCACCGAGCGGCCCGGACGCCTCAGGATTGTACGGGACGGAGTGCTGTTGCCGGAGCCGGTCCAGGGCCTACCCGACATCCTAGCGCTGGGGCAGGGTGCGATGTCGATGAATGGGCTCGAACAAGCAGGCATGCGGGATGTCGTGCTTCACCCCGACTTTGCGTCGAATCGGCTCCTCTACCTCAGCTACACGAAGCCGGGCGCGGATTCTCTGGGAAGCCTCGCCGTCGTGCGCGGACGCTTCGAGAACGATCGCCTCTCTGAGGTCGAAGAGGTCTTTCACGCTTCCGCGGACGGAAACGGGAGTGAGCGCAGTTCTATGTGGGGCGGACGACTCGCCTTCGACGGTAACGGCTACCTCTTCATCACGTTGGGCGATCGGCAGTGGCCTTCCTATGGGGACCTCAGCGCTCATCCGGCGCAGAATTTGTCGAACCACAACGGCTCGACCGTACGGGTGCACGACGACGGGCGAGTCCCGGCAGACAATCCCTTCGTAGACCGCCCCGGAGCACTTCCGGAGATTTGGACGATCGGCCATCGGAACGCACAGGGCTTAGTTGTTCATCCTGAGACGGGCGATGTCTGGCTGAACGAACACGGCCCCCAGGGCGGAGACGAGCTGAACCTCATTCGGCCCGGGCTGAACTACGGTTGGCCCGTAGTGGGTTACGGGGTCAACTACACCTCGGGCGCCGCCATTCACCAGGGCACGCTCATGAAGGGGATGGAGCCACCCACGCACGTGTGGGTCCCATCCATCGGGGTCAGCGGTATGCTCGTCTACACCGGTGAGATGTTTCCGCAGTGGAAAGGGGACATGCTCGCGGGGGGATTAAGTGGCCAGCGGCTGGTCAGGATGCGCCTCGACGGGCAAGAGGTCTCGCGCGAAGAGGTCCTGCTTCAGGACATCGGTAGGATTCGAGATGTGGCTCAGGGCCCGGACGGCGCCATTTATCTCGCACTGGACGGCGGCGAGCGTTGGGTAGACGGTCCGCCCACAGCGATTCTCCGGATGGAGCCGGCTGGGCGACGGTAG
- a CDS encoding ArsR family transcriptional regulator yields MVERLDMSQPAVSKQLRVLREAGLASVRRDAQRRSYRLNAEGLRELEECWVLALMRSG; encoded by the coding sequence CTGGTTGAGCGACTCGACATGAGCCAACCGGCCGTCTCCAAGCAGCTACGTGTGCTCCGGGAAGCCGGGCTGGCCTCCGTACGCAGAGACGCCCAACGCCGGAGCTACCGTCTCAACGCCGAAGGCCTTCGAGAGCTCGAAGAGTGCTGGGTGTTGGCACTCATGCGCAGCGGTTAA
- a CDS encoding amidohydrolase: MLDSVCGRLTVLGLATLLAACAGPEPADLVFVGGSVVTVASQRVAEGLAIRGERIVAVGDESEVRRLIGPDTRVVELSGRSVIPGLADNHFHSIGGGPGVDLSRARSVEDVLDAIRERAEGTDPGGVVVTNSDWHEGQLAEQRLPYRDDLDRAAPNKAVVVVRGGHEFILNSAALDRWGIDESTDDVAGGRIGRYDDGRLNGELVDRAKDFVSLPSPSPAGPDAVLDEQEAAHRILNSRGLTSIRHPGTSPAQYASLQRLRDEGRLNLRVEVLMRAPRSGLPEQLAEAMEDWPDPDEGDAWLKMGGVKLGVDGGFEGGLMRDPYEEPWGEGGTFYGLQTVPREPFVESVRALHAAGWRVATHAVGDAAIDLVLDAYESANRDAPITGERWVVEHAFIPRDDHFPRMRELQLVVSAQDHLYLAAPSLVEYWGRDRAGLTTPLRAFLDAEVPVSLGTDSPVVPYDPWWVLHHFTTRGTISAGVVGADQKVTRLEALRAATAAYAYLTFSEDELGTLEVGKFADVVVTAENYLTCPDPCLETMLVDLTVVGGRVVWER; the protein is encoded by the coding sequence ATGCTCGACTCCGTATGTGGCCGACTCACCGTGCTTGGCCTGGCCACTCTGCTCGCAGCATGCGCAGGCCCTGAACCTGCCGATCTCGTCTTCGTGGGAGGTTCGGTCGTGACTGTGGCCTCTCAGAGGGTCGCGGAGGGACTGGCCATCAGGGGCGAACGCATCGTGGCCGTGGGAGACGAGTCCGAAGTCAGGAGGCTCATCGGGCCCGATACTCGGGTCGTTGAACTGAGCGGACGCTCGGTGATCCCCGGGCTTGCCGATAACCATTTTCACTCGATCGGCGGCGGGCCCGGTGTCGACCTCTCTCGGGCCCGGTCCGTGGAAGACGTGCTCGACGCGATTCGTGAGCGGGCTGAGGGAACCGACCCAGGCGGAGTTGTCGTCACCAACAGTGACTGGCACGAGGGGCAGCTGGCCGAGCAGCGGCTACCCTACAGGGACGACCTTGATCGAGCCGCGCCCAACAAGGCCGTCGTGGTCGTCCGCGGAGGTCACGAGTTCATTCTGAACAGCGCTGCTCTGGATCGATGGGGGATCGACGAGTCGACCGATGACGTGGCTGGCGGCCGCATCGGGCGATATGACGATGGGCGGCTCAATGGCGAACTGGTGGACCGAGCGAAGGACTTCGTTTCCTTGCCGTCGCCCTCTCCAGCCGGTCCGGATGCGGTCCTCGACGAACAAGAAGCGGCTCATCGCATCTTGAACAGCCGCGGTCTCACGAGCATCCGCCATCCGGGGACGTCGCCTGCCCAATACGCGTCACTGCAACGCCTACGCGATGAAGGTCGGCTCAATCTCCGAGTCGAAGTGCTCATGCGCGCACCTCGGTCGGGGTTACCCGAGCAACTGGCGGAGGCCATGGAGGACTGGCCAGATCCCGATGAGGGAGACGCATGGCTGAAGATGGGTGGCGTCAAACTCGGTGTAGACGGTGGCTTCGAAGGGGGGCTGATGAGGGATCCCTACGAAGAACCGTGGGGTGAGGGTGGGACGTTCTATGGCCTGCAGACCGTCCCGCGAGAGCCTTTCGTCGAATCTGTGCGTGCACTTCACGCCGCCGGATGGCGGGTCGCTACGCACGCGGTGGGTGATGCCGCAATCGACCTGGTGCTGGACGCGTACGAGTCAGCTAACCGCGACGCCCCAATTACCGGGGAGCGATGGGTCGTTGAGCACGCGTTCATTCCAAGGGATGATCACTTCCCCAGAATGAGGGAACTCCAACTCGTGGTGTCGGCCCAGGACCATCTCTATCTGGCCGCTCCGAGTTTGGTCGAGTATTGGGGCCGGGACCGGGCTGGCCTGACCACGCCACTGAGGGCGTTTCTCGATGCTGAAGTGCCCGTCTCTCTCGGGACGGATTCTCCAGTTGTCCCTTACGACCCCTGGTGGGTCCTCCATCACTTCACCACCCGAGGCACCATCAGCGCGGGGGTCGTGGGAGCGGACCAGAAGGTGACTCGCCTCGAAGCCCTCCGGGCGGCTACAGCCGCGTACGCCTATCTAACCTTCAGCGAGGACGAGCTTGGAACCTTGGAGGTGGGCAAATTCGCGGACGTCGTCGTGACCGCCGAGAACTACCTGACCTGCCCCGACCCGTGTTTGGAAACGATGCTCGTAGACCTCACGGTTGTGGGTGGCCGCGTCGTCTGGGAGCGATAG
- a CDS encoding transferrin receptor-like dimerization domain-containing protein: protein MPRGFESMGSRHVLMATVATLVAFPCGLAGQEPQRLMGFTSERAAEQLRWERVMAAVPDTATMREYHFAMTRAPHHAGTEENYRLATYLRDIWDGFGFETEMVRYDILVPWPVDLSLRLVYPETIELAVTEPPIPEDPDSYVEGGLPGMAAYVASGRAEGDVIYANYGRIGDYRHLDDLGVSLEGKIVLVRYGGTPGQMRGMKVREAAKRGAVGVVIYSDPEDDGYVRGDIYPEGRWRPWEGIQRGSFLDVPIYPGDPLTPFEPSIPGVERIAFEDAENVQKIPVQPISYGEALKILEHVGGDLVPAEWQGGLPLAYHMGPGPARIEIDVEYDYQERPVWNVFGKVVGSVEPEKFVLAGGHRDSWVLGARDPTSGAVSLLETARGVAAAVAEGFQPRRSIVFGSWGGEDFFLLGSTEWGEQFADELKENMVVYINRESYTSGNWSAAGNHSLERFMIETSKDAPHPEAATLFDAWQGQQPGEALRLGALGSGSDYTVFLDHLGVPSLNVGYGSANGIYHSLYDTYYYYQRFGDPGYKYGVAQADMVGRMVMRLANADILPFDFTSASGVIAGYVDELVAMDEGGLLRDELREIGAANAAMRVAATETNGVLARLLGGAAASAEQNRSAVDQVNALIMRAERDMIDERGLWRRPWYRNLIYAPGYYEGYAAKTLPGVREPMEDGAWEVARTQAGMLVEALERVTLALTEAGTVARAATTRVIS from the coding sequence ATGCCACGAGGATTTGAGAGCATGGGCAGTAGGCACGTGCTCATGGCCACTGTTGCAACGCTCGTCGCGTTCCCATGTGGCTTGGCCGGTCAGGAGCCGCAGCGCCTCATGGGCTTCACATCTGAGCGCGCCGCCGAGCAGCTCCGCTGGGAGCGTGTTATGGCCGCCGTGCCCGACACCGCGACGATGCGCGAATACCACTTCGCGATGACGCGGGCGCCTCATCACGCAGGCACCGAGGAGAACTACCGTCTCGCGACGTATCTGCGGGACATCTGGGATGGCTTCGGCTTCGAGACCGAGATGGTCCGTTACGACATTCTCGTGCCGTGGCCGGTCGATCTGAGTTTGCGACTCGTCTACCCAGAGACGATCGAGCTGGCCGTGACGGAGCCGCCGATTCCGGAGGACCCCGATTCGTACGTGGAAGGTGGGCTCCCGGGAATGGCGGCGTACGTCGCGTCAGGGCGGGCGGAAGGCGATGTGATCTACGCCAACTACGGCCGGATCGGGGACTATCGGCACCTGGACGACTTGGGGGTCTCACTCGAAGGCAAGATCGTGCTCGTGCGCTACGGAGGCACTCCGGGCCAGATGCGCGGCATGAAGGTGCGCGAGGCGGCGAAGCGAGGGGCGGTGGGGGTTGTGATCTACTCCGACCCGGAAGACGACGGCTACGTGCGGGGCGACATCTACCCGGAAGGCCGTTGGCGTCCCTGGGAGGGCATTCAACGAGGGAGCTTCCTCGACGTGCCGATCTACCCGGGGGACCCACTGACACCCTTCGAGCCTTCGATCCCAGGCGTCGAGCGCATCGCGTTTGAAGATGCGGAGAACGTTCAGAAGATCCCGGTCCAGCCGATCTCGTATGGGGAAGCCCTCAAGATCCTCGAACACGTCGGCGGCGACCTCGTGCCCGCGGAGTGGCAGGGCGGTTTGCCCCTAGCGTACCACATGGGACCCGGGCCGGCGCGCATCGAGATCGATGTCGAATACGACTATCAGGAACGGCCGGTGTGGAACGTCTTTGGGAAGGTGGTCGGCTCCGTTGAGCCCGAGAAGTTCGTGCTTGCGGGTGGGCATCGGGACTCTTGGGTCTTGGGTGCGCGCGACCCGACGAGCGGTGCGGTGTCGCTGTTGGAGACGGCGCGCGGTGTGGCCGCAGCCGTGGCGGAGGGCTTCCAGCCACGCCGAAGCATCGTGTTCGGAAGTTGGGGCGGTGAGGACTTCTTCCTACTCGGATCCACGGAGTGGGGGGAGCAGTTCGCCGACGAGTTGAAGGAGAACATGGTCGTCTACATCAACCGGGAGTCTTACACCTCCGGGAATTGGAGTGCTGCCGGGAACCATTCCCTCGAGCGCTTCATGATCGAGACGTCGAAGGACGCGCCCCACCCAGAGGCAGCGACGCTCTTTGATGCCTGGCAGGGTCAGCAACCGGGTGAAGCCTTGCGGCTCGGTGCGTTGGGGTCCGGGTCGGACTATACGGTCTTCCTTGACCATCTTGGTGTGCCGTCGCTCAACGTTGGATACGGAAGCGCCAACGGCATCTACCACTCGCTTTACGACACGTACTACTACTACCAGCGCTTCGGTGACCCCGGATACAAGTACGGAGTGGCTCAGGCGGATATGGTGGGCCGAATGGTTATGCGACTGGCGAACGCGGACATACTACCCTTCGATTTCACCAGTGCGTCGGGTGTAATCGCCGGATATGTGGACGAGCTCGTGGCGATGGATGAGGGCGGGCTCCTCCGCGACGAGCTCAGAGAGATCGGTGCGGCCAATGCGGCGATGCGTGTGGCCGCCACCGAGACGAACGGTGTCCTGGCCCGCTTGCTAGGCGGCGCCGCCGCGTCTGCCGAGCAGAACCGGAGTGCGGTGGACCAGGTCAATGCACTCATCATGCGCGCCGAGCGCGACATGATCGACGAACGCGGTCTTTGGCGCCGACCCTGGTATCGCAACTTGATCTATGCCCCGGGCTACTATGAAGGGTATGCAGCCAAGACCCTTCCCGGCGTGCGCGAGCCGATGGAAGACGGGGCGTGGGAGGTTGCGCGGACCCAGGCCGGCATGCTGGTCGAGGCGCTCGAGCGAGTCACGTTGGCGCTGACAGAGGCTGGAACGGTCGCCCGCGCTGCGACGACGAGGGTGATTAGTTGA